One segment of Thermococcus celericrescens DNA contains the following:
- a CDS encoding DUF3213 domain-containing protein translates to MSERVYNKTLIRMDLKFGRITPEEARARQYELLRDGRIWRAFINGYAKRGFVVFDGETTSKEEVLEKLRDFEPEVTSIGRLTVAELVESSYSWNNILSKA, encoded by the coding sequence ATGAGCGAGAGGGTTTACAACAAGACCCTTATCAGGATGGACCTCAAGTTCGGCAGGATAACCCCCGAAGAGGCCCGCGCCAGACAGTACGAGCTCCTCAGGGACGGACGGATATGGAGGGCGTTCATCAACGGCTACGCAAAGAGAGGCTTCGTGGTCTTCGACGGGGAAACCACCTCAAAGGAGGAGGTGCTTGAAAAGCTGAGGGACTTCGAGCCGGAGGTAACATCCATTGGAAGGCTTACCGTCGCAGAGCTCGTAGAGTCTAGCTACTCATGGAACAACATCCTTTCAAAGGCATGA
- a CDS encoding IS607 family transposase, with protein MMRLYRTGEVAKRLGVSAMTIRRWIKEGKIKAYRVGKEFRIPESEVLRLLEGKTLDKVAIYARVSSRDQKEDLERQVEYLKNYCSAKGYKVAKIITDISSGLNENRKGLKQLFKLVESGEVTKVVITHKDRLTRFGFGYLEQYFNSHGVEIEVIFDDEEKTPEKELVEDLLAIVTSFAGKLYGMRSHKKKRLVEAVKNALRDD; from the coding sequence ATGATGAGGCTTTACAGGACGGGAGAAGTTGCAAAAAGGCTTGGAGTTTCAGCAATGACAATACGGCGTTGGATTAAAGAGGGAAAAATAAAGGCATACCGAGTTGGAAAAGAGTTCAGAATTCCCGAAAGTGAAGTCCTAAGGCTTCTCGAAGGCAAAACACTTGATAAGGTTGCCATTTACGCCAGAGTTTCAAGCAGAGACCAGAAAGAAGACCTCGAAAGACAAGTCGAATACCTCAAAAACTACTGCTCCGCAAAAGGCTACAAAGTCGCCAAAATCATCACCGACATTTCATCGGGCTTAAACGAGAACAGAAAAGGCTTAAAACAGCTCTTCAAACTTGTTGAGAGTGGAGAGGTAACAAAAGTAGTGATAACCCACAAGGACAGGCTCACCCGCTTCGGTTTTGGATACCTTGAACAATACTTCAACTCTCACGGCGTTGAAATTGAAGTCATCTTTGACGATGAAGAGAAAACGCCAGAGAAAGAACTTGTCGAAGACCTTTTGGCTATTGTAACTTCCTTCGCTGGAAAGCTTTATGGTATGCGTTCTCACAAGAAAAAACGCCTCGTTGAGGCGGTGAAGAATGCCCTCAGAGACGATTAA
- a CDS encoding RNA-guided endonuclease InsQ/TnpB family protein — translation MPSETIKLTAKFKLKNPPEELNDLFSTYREIVNYLISYAFENNVTSFYRLKKETYKGLRREYPELPSHYHYTATQMATMIYKSYRKRKKKGKAKGKPVFKKDVIMLDDHLFKLDLEAGVIKLSTLSGRVRLEFYPAKYHKKFKNWKIGQAWLVRTPKGVFINVVFSREVEVREPETFVGVDLNENNVTLSLPDGEFVQIITHEREIRTGYFLKRRKIQKKLRAGKRRKELLEKYGQRERNRLDDLYHKLANKIVELAEKYGGIALEDLTEIRDSIRYSSGMNGRLHRWSFRKLQSIIEYKAKLKGIKVVFVNPAYTSSLCPVCGGKLSPNGHRLLKCSKCGFEADRDVVGSWNISLRALKMWGVSVPPESPTMKMGVGRLSATIVPYVSKVADNQNGDSTTENSSLCGEVRLSFNGEKAENKIGRMHLMPLKGCCSMSS, via the coding sequence ATGCCCTCAGAGACGATTAAGCTCACAGCAAAATTCAAGCTTAAAAACCCGCCAGAGGAGTTAAATGACCTCTTCTCGACTTATCGGGAGATTGTGAACTACCTTATCAGTTATGCTTTCGAGAACAACGTTACAAGCTTTTATCGGTTGAAGAAGGAGACTTACAAGGGCTTACGCAGGGAGTATCCGGAGTTGCCGAGCCATTATCACTACACGGCCACTCAAATGGCCACAATGATTTACAAGAGTTATCGGAAGCGGAAAAAGAAGGGAAAAGCTAAGGGAAAGCCCGTTTTCAAGAAGGACGTTATAATGCTGGACGACCATCTCTTCAAACTCGACCTTGAGGCTGGAGTGATAAAGCTCTCAACCCTGAGCGGGAGGGTTAGGCTGGAGTTTTATCCGGCCAAGTATCACAAGAAGTTTAAGAACTGGAAAATCGGCCAAGCGTGGTTAGTGAGGACGCCAAAAGGCGTTTTCATAAACGTGGTGTTCTCCAGAGAGGTTGAAGTGAGAGAGCCTGAAACCTTTGTTGGTGTGGATTTGAACGAGAACAACGTTACGCTCAGCCTTCCAGATGGCGAGTTTGTTCAAATAATCACTCACGAGAGGGAGATAAGGACTGGCTACTTCTTAAAGCGGAGGAAAATTCAGAAAAAGCTTAGAGCTGGAAAGAGGAGGAAAGAGCTTCTTGAAAAGTATGGACAAAGGGAGAGGAACAGGCTGGACGATTTGTATCACAAGCTTGCTAATAAAATTGTCGAGTTGGCCGAGAAATATGGTGGTATTGCTCTGGAGGACTTAACCGAAATCAGGGATTCGATAAGATATTCTTCTGGGATGAATGGTCGTCTTCACAGGTGGAGTTTTAGAAAACTCCAGAGCATAATCGAATACAAGGCTAAATTGAAGGGGATAAAAGTTGTTTTCGTTAATCCTGCTTACACTTCCTCCCTGTGCCCGGTATGTGGGGGGAAACTAAGCCCGAATGGGCACAGGCTGTTGAAGTGTTCGAAGTGTGGTTTTGAGGCCGACCGTGATGTGGTTGGAAGCTGGAATATCTCGCTTAGAGCCCTGAAGATGTGGGGAGTCTCCGTTCCTCCCGAAAGCCCCACGATGAAGATGGGAGTGGGAAGGTTATCCGCTACGATAGTTCCGTATGTTTCAAAAGTAGCGGATAACCAGAACGGAGATTCAACAACAGAAAACAGCAGTTTATGTGGTGAGGTTCGTCTATCATTCAATGGAGAAAAGGCGGAAAATAAAATTGGGAGAATGCACCTCATGCCTTTGAAAGGATGTTGTTCCATGAGTAGCTAG
- a CDS encoding methyl-accepting chemotaxis protein, whose amino-acid sequence MQFKKKIILTMATALIITILIGSLIVISSSFMMRDSIRTSLEEELGHNLPELMAEGIRAPITEEAGMIATGSAELGAKLFDDYFEKMRVMGTVAIEAVEVAYSNYDESDPQFRAFLLDRFRSVKDLDPNIAYVYFGSTSGGMYMWPDEPLPEGYDPRVRPWYQEAIKKNGPIWTEPYQDASTGKWIVTYSEPIYINGKLVGVIGVDVFVSTLIEQSKEITIGQSGYIAIINRDGTIIVHPNESLVQNFNIHDDPNLRPLSGELDKNKDKGWVVYSFQGVEKVAGYKRMKTTGWVVLATVPLHELTDPLTQAISDTLNQSTEKITDSIHKVVDDGLKTTIMGSIVAVFVGILMLFLGYRTLNRTLRPLEELRSVAQALAEGRLSEVNKQLNQIHYIEDDEIGALIKAFEAVGKDLVGTLNTIGEKLERLAEGDLSNGLTVEARGELQEIIQDLKDTTHKLKGLISEMVNVTNELDKRANILTQITTDVTEAINQVNEAVQQVSIEAQRQQEHINEITEGMRFVSETSAESVRAMDEFEAAVNEVVTIANEGRQKGEISAKQIESIQEMMSNIESTVRKVSEMSRSIEEITNVITNIAEQTNLLALNAAIEAARAGEAGR is encoded by the coding sequence ATGCAGTTTAAGAAAAAGATCATCCTGACCATGGCCACAGCTCTGATTATTACCATACTGATAGGCTCCCTCATTGTGATATCATCCTCGTTCATGATGAGGGACAGCATACGAACCTCCCTCGAGGAGGAGCTGGGCCACAACCTCCCGGAGCTTATGGCGGAGGGCATCAGGGCTCCAATAACCGAAGAGGCAGGAATGATAGCAACGGGCTCCGCGGAGCTCGGTGCAAAGCTGTTCGACGACTACTTCGAGAAGATGCGCGTTATGGGAACCGTGGCCATAGAAGCCGTTGAAGTGGCGTATTCAAACTACGACGAGAGCGATCCACAGTTCAGAGCGTTTCTCCTGGACCGCTTTAGGAGCGTGAAAGACCTCGACCCGAACATAGCCTACGTTTATTTCGGAAGCACGAGCGGCGGGATGTACATGTGGCCCGACGAACCCCTGCCCGAGGGTTACGACCCGAGGGTCAGGCCGTGGTACCAGGAGGCCATTAAGAAGAACGGCCCGATATGGACGGAGCCGTACCAGGACGCGTCAACCGGAAAGTGGATAGTCACGTACTCGGAGCCTATTTACATCAACGGTAAGCTCGTCGGTGTCATTGGCGTTGACGTCTTCGTCTCCACCCTCATAGAGCAGTCAAAGGAAATAACGATAGGTCAGAGTGGATACATAGCGATCATCAACCGGGACGGTACCATCATCGTGCATCCCAACGAGAGCCTAGTTCAGAACTTCAACATACACGATGACCCCAACCTCCGGCCCCTCTCAGGCGAACTTGACAAAAACAAAGATAAGGGGTGGGTTGTCTACTCGTTCCAGGGCGTGGAGAAGGTCGCGGGATACAAGAGGATGAAAACCACCGGGTGGGTGGTTCTGGCCACGGTACCGCTCCATGAGCTCACAGACCCGCTGACCCAGGCGATATCGGACACCCTCAATCAGAGCACGGAGAAGATAACGGACTCCATCCATAAGGTCGTTGACGATGGTCTAAAGACGACGATAATGGGCTCCATCGTGGCGGTCTTTGTTGGAATTCTTATGCTGTTCCTGGGGTACAGAACCCTCAACAGGACCCTCAGGCCGCTTGAGGAGTTGAGGAGTGTTGCGCAGGCTTTGGCAGAAGGAAGATTGAGCGAAGTTAACAAGCAACTCAACCAAATCCACTACATTGAAGACGACGAGATCGGAGCCCTCATAAAAGCCTTCGAAGCCGTAGGAAAAGACCTAGTAGGAACACTCAACACCATAGGCGAAAAACTCGAACGCCTCGCCGAGGGCGACTTAAGCAACGGACTAACCGTCGAAGCCAGAGGCGAACTCCAAGAAATCATCCAAGACCTAAAAGACACAACCCACAAACTTAAGGGCTTAATCAGCGAAATGGTCAACGTCACCAACGAACTGGACAAGAGAGCCAACATCCTCACCCAGATTACGACTGACGTGACTGAAGCCATTAATCAGGTTAACGAAGCGGTACAGCAGGTTAGCATTGAAGCACAGAGGCAACAAGAGCACATTAACGAAATAACCGAAGGAATGCGCTTCGTCTCAGAAACAAGCGCAGAAAGCGTCAGAGCAATGGACGAATTCGAGGCGGCAGTAAACGAAGTCGTCACAATAGCCAACGAAGGCAGACAAAAAGGCGAAATCTCAGCCAAACAAATCGAAAGCATCCAAGAAATGATGAGCAACATCGAAAGCACAGTCAGAAAAGTCTCTGAGATGAGTAGG